One Meriones unguiculatus strain TT.TT164.6M chromosome 5, Bangor_MerUng_6.1, whole genome shotgun sequence DNA segment encodes these proteins:
- the Rassf8 gene encoding ras association domain-containing protein 8: MELKVWVDGVQRIVCGVTEVTTCQEVVIALAQAIGRTGRYTLIEKWRDTERHLAPHENPIVSLNKWGQYASDVQLLLRRTGPSLSERPTSDSAAWVPARTLGRQSLPPSAKLRPQADKSIKRREPRRKSLTFTGGAKGLMDIFGKGKEAEFRQKVLSSCRTSSEELRRLIRLQTGKLQAIEKQLESSEAEIRFWEHKFSSSLEEEIVRLEQRIKRNDVEIEEEEFWENELQIEQENEKQLQDQLEEIRQKVTDCERKLRDYLAQIHAMESGLEAEKLQREVQEAQVNEEEVKGKIEKVKGEVDLQGQQSLRLENGIRAVERSLGQAAKRLQDKEQELEQLTKELRQVNLQQFIQQTGTKVTVLPAEPTEIEASQADIETEVPFQSGSLKRPGSSRQLPSNLRILQSPVASGFNPEGIYV, encoded by the exons TGTAATAGCCTTAGCCCAAGCTATAG GTCGGACTGGAAGGTACACCCTGATAGAGAAGTGGCGCGACACTGAGAGGCACTTGGCGCCACACGAGAACCCCATCGTCTCCTTGAACAAGTGGGGCCAGTATGCTAGCGACGTGCAGCTCCTCTTGCGCCGGACTGGGCCGTCCCTCAGTGAGAGGCCCACCTCAGACAGTGCGGCCTGGGTCCCCGCGAGGACGCTGGGCCGGCAGAGCCTGCCCCCCTCAGCCAAGCTGAGGCCTCAGGCGGACAAGTCCATCAAGAGGAGGGAGCCGAGGAGGAAGTCCCTCACCTTCACGGGAGGCGCCAAGGGGCTGATGGACATCtttgggaaagggaaagaggcgGAGTTTAGGCAGAAGGTGCTGAGTAGCTGCAGGACAAGCTCGGAGGAGCTGAGGCGGCTGATCCGGCTGCAGACGGGGAAGCTGCAGGCCATTGAGAAGCAGCTGGAGTCCAGCGAGGCGGAAATCCGATTCTGGGAGCACAAGTTCAGTTCCAGCCTGGAGGAGGAGATCGTGCGCCTAGAGCAAAGGATCAAAAGAAACGACGtggagatcgaggaggaggagttCTGGGAAAACGAGCTGCAGATCGAGCAGGAGAACGAGAAGCAGCTGCAGGACCAGCTGGAGGAGATCCGACAGAAGGTCACGGACTGTGAGCGCAAGCTGCGGGACTACCTGGCGCAGATCCACGCCATGGAAAGCGGCCTCGAGGCGGAAAAACTGCAGCGCGAGGTTCAGGAGGCCCAAGTCAACGAGGAGGAGGTGAAAGGCAAGATTGAAAAGGTCAAGGGGGAAGTGGACCTCCAAGGGCAGCAGAGCCTGCGGCTGGAGAACGGCATCAGAGCCGTAGAGCGCTCCCTGGGGCAGGCTGCCAAGCGGCTGCAG GACAAGGAACAGGAGTTGGAGCAGCTGACCAAAGAGCTGCGGCAAGTCAACCTCCAGCAGTTCATCCAGCAGACAGGGACAAAGGTCACGGTGCTGCCGGCCGAGCCCACGGAGATTGAGGCCTCACAGGCGGACATCGAGACAG AGGTGCCATTTCAGTCTGGGTCCCTGAAGCGGCCTGGCTCCTCCCGGCAGCTGCCCAGCAACCTCCGCATTCTGCAGAGCCCCGTGGCCTCCGGCTTCAACCCTGAGGGCATCTACGTTTAA